A window of the Streptomyces sp. NBC_00250 genome harbors these coding sequences:
- a CDS encoding (2Fe-2S)-binding protein, which produces MSSNEQHGNQGGSPGGWEPIPQSEGYDGDATAFVQLPPDFMLDGVPLEAPGHGYVPPMITPLQPLTPAATDPAATGTWTVHLPTQAEQTRYAEQTQYFDGAEYADQGAPFGQPAEYVEPTGYAGQPGHFEQAGHTGHTGHTERVEHFEQDPHATAEWRFTEVTAPAAASGTTGQWEIPVVPDIAEVEGAEPTEEPGEFAASSVRPYAEAPATLPGGAPAPWALPEEPAAQAVTETDAAGDGEPGASPEAEQTEAETEGPGEEPGEEPGDGPGEPDTSAAAHEDPAPASDPASGPNLAASTDSDEHPHTSYTLRVNGADRPVTGSWIGESLLYVLRERLGLAGAKDGCSQGECGACNVQVDGRLVASCLVPAATAAGSEVRTVEGLAVDGEPSDVQRAMAKCGTVQCGFCIPGMCMTVHDLLEGNHAPSELETRQALAGNLCRCSGYRGVLEAVRDVVSEREASAAAGAAEASDGPRVPHQIPHPHDGGMA; this is translated from the coding sequence GTGAGCAGCAACGAACAGCACGGGAACCAGGGCGGGAGCCCGGGCGGCTGGGAGCCGATCCCGCAGAGCGAGGGGTACGACGGGGACGCCACCGCGTTCGTCCAGCTGCCCCCGGACTTCATGCTGGACGGCGTCCCCCTGGAAGCCCCCGGCCACGGCTACGTACCGCCGATGATCACCCCGCTGCAGCCGCTCACCCCGGCGGCGACGGACCCGGCGGCGACCGGCACGTGGACGGTCCACCTGCCGACGCAGGCGGAGCAGACCCGGTACGCGGAGCAGACCCAGTACTTCGACGGTGCGGAGTACGCCGACCAGGGCGCGCCCTTCGGGCAGCCGGCCGAGTACGTCGAGCCGACGGGGTACGCGGGGCAGCCCGGGCACTTCGAGCAGGCGGGTCACACGGGCCACACCGGCCACACGGAGCGCGTCGAGCACTTCGAGCAGGATCCGCACGCGACGGCCGAGTGGCGCTTCACGGAGGTGACGGCGCCCGCCGCCGCCTCCGGCACCACCGGCCAGTGGGAGATTCCGGTCGTACCGGACATCGCCGAGGTCGAGGGCGCCGAGCCGACGGAGGAGCCGGGCGAGTTCGCCGCCTCGTCCGTCAGGCCCTACGCCGAGGCCCCGGCGACCCTGCCGGGCGGCGCCCCGGCGCCGTGGGCGCTTCCGGAGGAGCCGGCCGCGCAGGCCGTCACCGAGACCGATGCGGCGGGCGACGGCGAGCCGGGCGCGAGCCCGGAGGCCGAGCAGACCGAGGCGGAGACGGAGGGCCCCGGCGAGGAGCCGGGTGAGGAGCCGGGCGACGGTCCGGGTGAGCCCGACACGTCGGCCGCCGCCCACGAGGACCCCGCGCCCGCATCCGACCCGGCCTCCGGCCCGAACCTCGCCGCCTCCACCGACAGCGACGAGCACCCCCACACCTCGTACACCCTGCGGGTCAACGGCGCCGACCGGCCCGTCACCGGCTCCTGGATCGGCGAGTCGCTGCTCTACGTCCTGCGCGAGCGCCTCGGCCTCGCCGGGGCCAAGGACGGCTGCTCGCAGGGCGAGTGCGGCGCGTGCAACGTGCAGGTCGACGGCCGGCTCGTCGCCTCCTGCCTGGTCCCCGCGGCGACCGCCGCCGGGAGCGAGGTGCGGACGGTCGAGGGCCTCGCGGTCGACGGGGAGCCCTCCGACGTGCAGCGGGCGATGGCCAAGTGCGGAACCGTGCAGTGCGGCTTCTGCATCCCAGGCATGTGCATGACCGTGCACGACCTCCTGGAGGGCAACCACGCCCCCAGCGAACTCGAGACCCGCCAGGCGCTCGCCGGCAACCTCTGCCGCTGCTCCGGCTACCGGGGCGTCCTCGAAGCCGTACGCGACGTCGTGTCCGAGCGCGAGGCGAGCGCCGCGGCCGGCGCGGCCGAAGCCTCCGACGGGCCCCGTGTCCCGCACCAGATTCCCCACCCGCACGACGGAGGCATGGCGTGA
- a CDS encoding xanthine dehydrogenase family protein molybdopterin-binding subunit, which translates to MSDAITAVPTVPALDTPGPLGQEPPARGLGTSLPQAESRAKTEGTFPYASDLWAEGLLWAAILRSPHPHARIVSVDTSAATAMPGVRAVVTAADVPGAATYGRRVADRPVFAADLVRHHGEALAAVAADHPDTARLAAAAISVEYEVLDPVTDPEKAFAAEALHPDGNLIRHIPLRFGDPEATGEIVVEGLYRIGRQDPAPIGAEAGLAVPRPDGGVELYTASTDPHTDRDLAAACFGLPPEQVKLVVTGVPGATGDREDPGFQIPLGLLALRTGCPVKLTATREESFLGHAHRHPTLLRYRHHADAEGRLVKVEAQILLDAGAYADSSSESLAAAVAFACGPYVVPHAFVEGWAVRTNNPPSGHVRGEGAMQVCAAYEAQMDKLASKLGVDPAELRMRNVMSTGDILPTGQTVTCPAPVAELLSAVRDFPLPPLPKDTPEGEWLLPGGPEGAGEPGAVRRGVGYALGMVHMLGAEGADEVSTATVRVQEGVATVICSAVDTGSGFSTLARQIVQDTLGIDEVHVAPVDTDQPPAGPAAHGRHTWVSGGAVERAAKMVRTQLLQPLAHQFGMSTELLQITDGKITSYDGVLSTTVTEAMDGKELWATAQCRPHPTEPLDEAGQGDAFVGLAFCAIRAVVDVDIELGAVRVVEMAVAQDVGRILNPAQLATRIEAGVTQGVGAALTENLRTARGLVRHPDFTGYALPTSLDAPDIRIVKLVEERDVVAPFGAKAASAIPVVTSPAAVASAVRAATGRPVNRLPIRPQAAVAVPNS; encoded by the coding sequence GTGAGCGACGCGATCACCGCCGTTCCCACGGTCCCGGCCCTGGACACCCCCGGGCCCCTCGGCCAGGAGCCGCCCGCGCGCGGCCTCGGCACCTCGCTCCCGCAGGCCGAGTCGCGGGCGAAGACCGAGGGCACCTTCCCGTACGCCTCCGACCTGTGGGCCGAGGGGCTGCTCTGGGCCGCGATCCTGCGCTCCCCGCACCCGCACGCGCGCATCGTCTCCGTCGACACCAGCGCCGCCACCGCCATGCCGGGCGTACGGGCCGTGGTGACGGCCGCCGACGTGCCCGGCGCGGCGACGTACGGCCGCCGGGTCGCCGACCGCCCGGTGTTCGCCGCCGACCTGGTCCGGCACCACGGCGAGGCACTCGCCGCCGTGGCCGCCGACCACCCCGACACGGCCCGCCTGGCCGCCGCCGCGATCAGCGTCGAGTACGAGGTGCTCGACCCGGTCACGGACCCGGAGAAGGCGTTCGCTGCGGAGGCGCTGCACCCCGACGGAAACCTGATCCGGCACATTCCGCTCCGCTTCGGCGACCCGGAGGCGACGGGCGAGATCGTCGTCGAGGGCCTGTACCGGATCGGCCGCCAGGACCCCGCGCCGATCGGCGCGGAGGCGGGCCTCGCCGTACCGCGCCCCGACGGCGGGGTGGAGCTCTACACCGCCTCGACCGACCCGCACACCGACCGCGACCTGGCCGCCGCCTGCTTCGGCCTGCCGCCCGAGCAGGTCAAGCTGGTCGTCACCGGCGTCCCCGGCGCCACCGGCGACCGCGAGGACCCGGGCTTCCAGATCCCGCTGGGCCTGCTCGCGCTGCGTACCGGCTGCCCGGTCAAGCTCACCGCTACGCGCGAGGAATCCTTCCTCGGCCACGCCCACCGGCACCCCACCCTGCTGCGTTACCGGCACCACGCGGACGCGGAAGGGCGGCTGGTGAAGGTGGAGGCGCAGATCCTGCTCGACGCGGGCGCGTACGCCGACTCCTCGTCGGAGTCCCTCGCGGCGGCCGTGGCCTTCGCCTGCGGCCCGTACGTCGTCCCGCACGCCTTCGTCGAAGGCTGGGCGGTCCGTACGAACAACCCGCCGTCCGGTCATGTGCGGGGCGAGGGCGCGATGCAGGTGTGCGCGGCGTACGAGGCGCAGATGGACAAACTGGCGTCGAAGCTGGGTGTCGACCCGGCGGAGCTGCGCATGCGGAACGTGATGTCGACCGGCGACATCCTCCCCACCGGCCAGACGGTCACGTGCCCGGCCCCGGTGGCCGAACTCCTCTCCGCCGTACGGGACTTCCCGCTGCCCCCGCTCCCCAAGGACACCCCCGAGGGCGAGTGGCTGCTGCCCGGCGGCCCCGAGGGCGCGGGCGAACCCGGCGCGGTGCGGCGGGGCGTGGGCTACGCGCTGGGCATGGTGCACATGCTGGGCGCCGAAGGTGCGGACGAGGTGTCGACGGCGACCGTACGCGTCCAGGAGGGCGTGGCGACGGTCATCTGCTCGGCCGTGGACACCGGTTCGGGCTTCTCGACCCTCGCCCGCCAGATCGTGCAGGACACCCTCGGCATCGACGAGGTCCACGTGGCCCCCGTCGACACCGACCAGCCGCCGGCCGGACCCGCGGCACACGGCCGCCACACCTGGGTCTCCGGCGGGGCGGTGGAGCGGGCCGCGAAGATGGTCCGTACGCAGCTCCTCCAGCCGCTGGCCCACCAGTTCGGCATGTCGACGGAGCTCCTCCAGATCACCGACGGCAAGATCACCTCGTACGACGGAGTCCTCTCGACGACCGTCACCGAGGCGATGGACGGCAAGGAACTCTGGGCCACCGCCCAGTGCCGCCCCCACCCGACCGAGCCGCTCGACGAGGCGGGCCAGGGCGACGCGTTCGTCGGCCTCGCGTTCTGCGCGATCCGCGCGGTGGTCGACGTGGACATCGAACTCGGCGCCGTACGCGTCGTGGAGATGGCCGTCGCCCAGGACGTCGGCCGCATCCTCAACCCCGCCCAGCTCGCCACCCGCATCGAAGCGGGCGTCACCCAGGGCGTCGGCGCGGCCCTCACGGAGAACCTCCGCACCGCCCGCGGCCTGGTCCGGCACCCCGACTTCACCGGCTACGCACTCCCGACATCCCTGGACGCCCCGGACATTCGCATCGTGAAACTCGTCGAAGAACGAGACGTCGTCGCCCCGTTCGGAGCGAAGGCCGCGAGCGCGATCCCGGTCGTCACCTCACCCGCCGCAGTGGCCTCAGCGGTGCGCGCCGCAACGGGCCGCCCGGTCAACCGCCTCCCGATCAGGCCCCAGGCAGCCGTCGCCGTGCCCAATTCGTAA